One part of the Treponema sp. OMZ 787 genome encodes these proteins:
- the hisS gene encoding histidine--tRNA ligase translates to MSDLIQPKVLKGFRDFLPADEIERALLMERLVKVFRDYGFVPIDTPALEYSEILLRKSGGETEKQVFRFNDNGGRDVAMRFDLTVPLARFVAEHKSEIYFPFKRYHLGKVWRGEKPQAGRYREFLQCDFDILGSDTAAVDFEILRLIKKSLNELGVSNFKIHVSHRGIFNRFLKSLDLSGDSEEILRTVDKLAKIGEDEVLKLLTDLSSEDKATKILAYISGVSKELKSEDFEKTLSHLENLAGGPDEDTKRMRDIYSLVKAVGIEDSIVLDPSITRGLDYYTGVVFETFLTDLPSIGSVCSGGRYDNLTALYMKERITGVGTSIGLDRLLAALELLGHQKTKASFTDLLVFSLPEDDQVLSYKVAKFFETEKINAEVYPEPKKMNHQYAYAEKKDIRWGLFLTKNSCVEEFDKNIQSFKVKLKDMTNRTEDEMPLSEAVKRIIEYKN, encoded by the coding sequence ATGAGTGATTTAATACAACCAAAAGTTTTAAAGGGATTTAGGGATTTTCTTCCTGCGGATGAGATTGAAAGAGCTCTTCTTATGGAAAGGCTGGTAAAGGTTTTTAGGGATTACGGCTTTGTGCCCATCGATACTCCGGCTTTGGAATATTCCGAGATTCTGTTGAGAAAGAGCGGAGGGGAAACCGAAAAGCAGGTTTTCCGGTTTAATGACAACGGCGGAAGGGATGTGGCTATGCGCTTTGACTTAACTGTTCCCTTGGCCCGTTTTGTTGCTGAACATAAGTCCGAAATATATTTTCCGTTTAAGCGCTATCATTTAGGAAAAGTTTGGCGCGGCGAGAAACCTCAGGCCGGCCGTTATCGGGAATTTTTGCAATGCGATTTTGATATTTTGGGTTCAGATACGGCTGCCGTTGATTTTGAAATATTACGCCTTATCAAAAAATCTTTGAATGAATTAGGCGTTTCTAATTTTAAAATTCATGTTTCGCATAGGGGAATATTTAACCGTTTCTTAAAGTCTTTAGATTTGTCCGGAGACAGCGAAGAAATTTTGCGTACCGTCGATAAACTTGCAAAGATAGGAGAGGATGAGGTTTTAAAACTTCTTACTGACTTGAGCTCCGAAGATAAGGCAACAAAAATATTGGCCTATATTTCCGGTGTGAGCAAGGAATTAAAAAGCGAAGACTTTGAAAAGACCCTTTCCCACCTGGAAAATCTTGCCGGAGGCCCTGATGAAGATACAAAACGCATGAGGGATATCTACTCCTTGGTAAAGGCTGTGGGTATTGAAGACTCTATAGTTTTGGACCCTTCTATTACCAGAGGTTTGGATTACTATACAGGTGTTGTATTTGAAACATTTTTGACCGATTTACCCTCGATAGGTTCCGTTTGTTCCGGAGGGCGGTATGATAACCTTACGGCTCTTTATATGAAGGAGCGTATTACGGGTGTAGGTACTTCTATCGGACTTGACAGGCTTTTAGCTGCCCTTGAACTTTTGGGTCATCAAAAAACAAAGGCCAGCTTTACCGACCTCCTCGTATTTTCTTTACCTGAGGATGATCAGGTTCTTTCATATAAGGTGGCTAAATTTTTTGAAACCGAAAAAATAAATGCTGAAGTATATCCTGAACCTAAAAAAATGAACCATCAGTACGCCTATGCCGAAAAAAAAGATATAAGGTGGGGACTTTTCTTAACTAAAAATTCTTGTGTTGAAGAATTTGATAAGAATATTCAAAGTTTTAAGGTCAAATTAAAGGATATGACTAATAGGACTGAGGATGAAATGCCTCTTAGCGAAGCCGTAAAAAGGATTATTGAATATAAGAATTAA
- the rfbB gene encoding dTDP-glucose 4,6-dehydratase translates to MRNLQNILVTGGAGFIGSNFIRTLLKKEVDFKGRIINLDALTYAGNAASLADIESEFGGSCYFFIHGNICDKEIINKIFAEYNIDTVVHFAAESHVDRSILGPEVFLKTNVLGTFNLLETAKQFWKKTDGTMRADVLFHHISTDEVYGSLGPEGLFEETTAYDPRSPYSASKASSDHVVKAYFHTYGLPVTLSNCSNNYGPFQFPEKLIPLMILNMLEGKNLPVYGDGKQIRDWIHVEDHNEAVRLILKNGKLGETYNIGGENEWENIRLLNKLIQIVCKKAGLSEENVRKTITHVTDRLGHDRRYAIDCTKIKKELNWKRSFDFETGLENTVDWYLNNKDWIENVRSGEYRNWIEKNYKER, encoded by the coding sequence ATGCGAAATCTACAAAATATACTGGTAACCGGCGGTGCGGGCTTTATCGGTTCTAATTTTATCAGAACTTTATTAAAAAAAGAAGTTGATTTTAAAGGACGAATCATAAACCTAGATGCTCTTACCTATGCAGGCAATGCCGCAAGCCTTGCCGATATAGAATCCGAATTCGGAGGTTCCTGCTATTTTTTTATTCATGGAAATATCTGCGATAAAGAAATTATAAATAAGATTTTTGCCGAATATAATATAGATACTGTTGTTCACTTTGCAGCCGAAAGTCATGTTGACCGTTCTATTTTGGGTCCTGAGGTTTTTTTAAAGACGAATGTTTTAGGAACCTTTAACCTTTTGGAAACAGCCAAGCAATTTTGGAAAAAAACTGACGGGACGATGCGCGCTGATGTTCTTTTTCATCATATCAGTACTGATGAGGTTTACGGTTCTTTAGGCCCTGAAGGCCTTTTTGAAGAAACAACGGCTTATGATCCTCGTTCTCCTTATTCTGCAAGTAAGGCTTCAAGCGACCACGTGGTAAAAGCTTATTTCCATACCTATGGGCTTCCTGTTACTCTTTCAAACTGTTCAAATAATTATGGCCCCTTTCAATTCCCCGAAAAATTAATTCCTCTTATGATTTTAAATATGCTTGAAGGTAAAAATCTTCCGGTGTATGGTGACGGTAAGCAGATTAGGGACTGGATACATGTCGAAGATCACAATGAGGCTGTAAGGCTCATCTTAAAAAACGGAAAATTAGGGGAAACCTATAATATCGGCGGTGAAAATGAGTGGGAGAATATAAGGCTTTTAAATAAACTCATTCAAATTGTTTGCAAAAAAGCAGGACTGAGCGAAGAAAATGTAAGAAAGACTATCACTCATGTAACCGATAGGCTTGGTCATGATCGGCGGTATGCCATTGACTGTACAAAAATAAAAAAAGAACTTAACTGGAAACGCAGTTTTGATTTTGAAACAGGGCTTGAAAATACTGTTGACTGGTATTTAAATAATAAAGATTGGATAGAGAATGTCCGCTCCGGTGAATACCGTAATTGGATAGAAAAAAATTACAAGGAGAGGTAA
- the rfbD gene encoding dTDP-4-dehydrorhamnose reductase yields the protein MIWLIGAKGMLASEINTLLTQNSIQWIGTDIEVDITDKNALEEFYEEAFQNKKCEWIINCAAYTAVDKAEDNSSMAQKLNADSLINIAELVKRVGAKLIHFSTDYVFAGNSTVPYIEADKTDPQSIYGKTKLEGELNIINNLHEHYIIRTAWLYGKAGPNFVSTMLRLMNEKDEIKVVNDQIGTPTYAVDLAKAVIKIITSDNKKYGIYHYSNEGTISWYDFACEIYKQGKELDLIKNDCRVLPCDSSQFHQKAKRPSFSLLNKEKIKQTFDLLIPDWKESLSCYLKELI from the coding sequence ATGATTTGGCTTATAGGTGCTAAAGGAATGCTTGCTTCCGAAATCAATACCTTACTCACTCAAAATAGTATACAATGGATAGGTACTGATATAGAAGTTGATATTACCGATAAAAATGCTTTAGAAGAGTTTTATGAAGAGGCATTTCAAAATAAAAAATGTGAATGGATCATTAACTGTGCAGCTTATACGGCTGTGGATAAGGCTGAAGATAATTCTTCTATGGCTCAAAAACTAAATGCGGACTCGCTTATAAATATAGCAGAACTTGTAAAAAGAGTCGGTGCGAAACTCATTCATTTTTCAACTGACTATGTGTTTGCCGGTAATTCTACTGTACCATATATCGAAGCGGATAAGACAGATCCTCAAAGTATATACGGCAAAACAAAGCTGGAAGGGGAACTTAATATTATAAATAATTTACACGAACATTATATAATAAGGACTGCATGGCTTTACGGTAAGGCTGGCCCCAACTTTGTTTCTACTATGCTTCGCTTAATGAATGAAAAAGATGAAATCAAAGTGGTAAATGATCAAATAGGAACCCCTACCTATGCTGTTGATTTGGCTAAGGCTGTGATAAAGATAATAACATCCGATAATAAAAAGTACGGCATCTATCATTATTCCAATGAAGGAACTATTTCATGGTATGACTTTGCTTGTGAAATTTATAAGCAGGGAAAGGAACTGGATTTAATTAAAAATGATTGTAGGGTTCTTCCTTGTGACAGCAGCCAATTTCATCAAAAAGCGAAAAGACCTTCTTTTTCTTTGTTAAATAAAGAAAAAATAAAACAAACCTTCGATCTTTTGATTCCTGACTGGAAAGAAAGTTTATCTTGTTATTTAAAGGAGTTAATCTAA
- the rfbC gene encoding dTDP-4-dehydrorhamnose 3,5-epimerase, whose translation MPITITKCPIEGLYEIQPKIFSDNRGYFFESWSKRDFESAGIKYDFVQDNQSKSYKGVLRGLHFQKEHPQGKLVRVLSGEVFDVAVDIRKESPTYGKWYGVLLSAEKQNQFFISPGFAHGFLVLSDEAVFAYKCTDFYHPEDEGGIMWNDPAIGIDWPSLDVPYIFSEKDTKYPAFIR comes from the coding sequence TATTACTATAACAAAGTGTCCCATTGAGGGGCTTTATGAAATTCAGCCTAAAATATTTTCCGATAACCGCGGGTATTTTTTTGAAAGTTGGTCAAAACGCGATTTTGAAAGTGCCGGAATAAAATATGACTTTGTTCAAGATAATCAATCAAAATCTTACAAGGGCGTTTTGAGGGGGCTTCATTTTCAAAAAGAACATCCTCAAGGTAAACTTGTGAGAGTGTTAAGCGGTGAAGTTTTTGATGTGGCAGTAGATATTAGAAAAGAATCTCCGACTTACGGCAAATGGTACGGTGTCTTGCTTTCTGCCGAAAAACAAAATCAATTTTTTATTTCGCCCGGATTTGCTCACGGTTTTTTAGTGCTAAGCGATGAGGCTGTTTTTGCATACAAATGTACAGACTTTTATCATCCCGAAGATGAAGGCGGCATTATGTGGAATGATCCTGCAATCGGTATTGATTGGCCTAGTTTAGACGTTCCGTATATTTTCTCGGAAAAAGATACAAAATATCCGGCTTTTATACGTTAA